CAGGTTCCCGGAACATCGGATGTGGAAGTTGACGAAAAGACCGGTGTTTTAAAGCGGGACGGCATTGATTCCAAAATGAATCCATACGATTTATATGCCATTGAGACAGCCCTGAAAATCCGGGAAACAAAGGGAGGAACCATTAAGGTCCTGAGTATGGGTCCGCCACAGGCTGCTCAAATCATCCGGGAAGCATATATGATGGGGGTAGACGAAGGGGCATTGTTAACGGACCGAAAATTTGCCGGAGCGGATGTGCTTGCCACAGCCTATACTCTTTCCCAGGGAATCCGTAAAATGGGTGAATTCGATCTGCTTCTCTGCGGTAAAATGACAACGGACGGGGATACGGCTCAGGTTGGGCCGGAAATTGCCGAATTCTTACAAATCCCCCATGTATCCAATGTCAGGCAAATCCTTTCCATGGACGATAAAGCCATCACCGTCGAAATGGACATGCCCGAGACCGTTGAAATCCAGGAAGTTTTGTTTCCCTGCCTCATCACGGTAGAAAAAGATATTTATACACCCCGGCTCCCATCCTTTAAATTGAAATTAAAAACCAATAAAAGGGAAATTCCCCATATCACCTTCAGGGATCTGGAAGACCAGGATATCTATCATTACGGATTGAACGGTTCCCCAACGCAGGTTCTGAAAGTCTTTCCTCCTCCCAAAAATGATGTGAGTGAAGTGTGGACCGGAAGTGGTGACGAACTGGGAAGACGGCTGGCGGAAAAACTCAAAGAACTGAAATTTGTCCGGGAGTAATCATGGCAAAAATCATTATCCATCAGGAAAACATCCGAAATCCCGAAGAACTGACAAACGTGTGTCCTTTCAATGCCATTGAATATATCAACGAGTACCTGAGCATCAATGCTGCATGCAAAATGTGCAAAATCTGTGTTAAAAAGTATCCGGATGTCTTTGAATATGTGGAGGAAGAGCGGCCTCAGGTAAACAAATCGGCCTGGCGGGGCATTGCAGTCTATGCAGATCACGTGGAGGGCAACATTCATCCCGTGACCTTTGAGCTTTTGGGCAAAGCCCGGGAAATGGCAGTTAAAATCGGTTACCCCGTATACTGCCTGATGATGGGGGACAGAATTTCCATAAAGGCAGAGGAGCTCCGGCATTACGGAGCGGATAAGATATTTGTCTATGATAAACCGGAGTTGAAAGATTTCCGGATTGAGCCCTATACAGCGGTTTTTGAAGATTTCATCAAAAAGGTGCGGCCTTCCATTGTATTGGTTGGCGGAACCACCGTGGGGCGTTCTTTGGCACCCCGGACGGCTGCCCGGTTTCGGACGGGACTCACTGCCGATTGTACCATCCTGGATGTACAGGATAACACCGATTTGGATCAGATACGGCCTGCTTTTGGCGGTAACATCATGGCTCATATTCACACTCCGAATCACCGGCCCCAGTTTGCCACGGTCCGGTACAAAATATTCAATGCCCCGGAGCGGACTGCAAAACCTTCGGGAGAGCTTATTTTTGAGGATATTCCATCCCATCGCCTGAAAAGCCGCATCCGGGTTCTGGAAGTACGGAAAAAGGAAAAGGTTCAGTCCATCGAAGATGCCGAAGTTATCGTTGTCGCCGGCAAAGGCGTAAAGAAAGAGGCTGATTTGGCCATGATCCGCGAATTGGCAGACCGGCTGGGCGGCATGGTGGCCACAACCCGGCCCTTAATTGAAGCCGGCTGGTCAGACCCCCGAACCCAAATCGGTCTCAGCGGTCGGACGGTAAAGCCCAAACTCATGATTACATGCGGCGTATCCGGATCTGTCCAGTTTGTCGCCGGCATGAACAATTCGGAAAACATCATTGCCATCAACACAGACCCGAAAGCTTCCATCTTTGATGTTGCCCATTATGCCATTATCGGGGATCTCTATGAAGTCATTCCCGCTTTATTGAAGGAACTGCCGGCCCCGGAGGGTCAGACTCACAAAGGAGACCAAGTATGAGTTTCACATATAAACAGGTAGATGCCCGGGATATTGAATTTTTAAAATCGGTCTGTGAGCCGGAACGGGTGATGACGGGTGAAGCAATTCATGAAGATTACAGTCACGACGAGCTGGCAGGCATACACCGCTATCCGGATGTCGTAGCTGAAGTGCAAAACCGGGAAGAAGTCTCGAAAATCATGAAATATGCCTGGGAAAATAATATTCCCGTCACCCCTCGTGGACAGGGAACAGGTCTGGTTGGAGCTGCCGTACCGGTGAAGGGGGGCATCCTCATGAGCCTTGTGAGGATGAATAAAATCCTTGAGTTGGATGAAGACAATCTAACTTTAACGGTTGAACCGGGCGTATTGCTGATGGAAATTTCTAAACATGTAGAATCCCATGATCTTTTTTATCCTCCCGATCCGGGAGAGAAAAGTGCAACCATCGGGGGAAATATCAACACCAATGCCGGCGGCATGCGGGCAGTTAAATACGGTGTAACCCGGGATTTTGTCCGGGGACTTGAGGTAGTGCTTCCCAATGGCGAAATGGTTGAAATGGGTGGTAAAATTGTTAAGGACAGCTCCGGTTACAGTCTGAAGGATTTGATTATTGGTTCCGAAGGAACCCTTGGGATTGTTACAGCTGCCACCCTGAAGCTTCTGCCCCTGCCAAGGGTTGCCATCAGCCTTCTTGTCCCCTTTCCAACCCTGGAAACAGCTATCGAAACAGTGCCTGAAATTATCAAATCCAAAAGCATCCCCACAGCCATTGAATACATGGAACGACGGGTAATTTTGAATGCTGAAGATTATCTGGGAAAAAAATTCCCGGACGCCACATCCGATGCCTACCTTCTGCTCACCTTTGATGGAAATACCCGCGAAGAAGTGGAAAAACAGTATGAAAAGGTTGCCCATATCTGCTTGGATGCCGGTGCCATGGATGTTTTCATTTCAGACACCCAGGAAAGGCAGGAATCAATCTGGAGTGCCCGGGGAGCTTTTCTGGAAGCCATCAAGGCATCCACAACGGAAATGGATGAGTGCGATGTAGTGGTTCCCCGAAAACACGTAGCCACTTTTATCCGTTATACCCGCCGGATTGAAAAAGAACTGGATATCCGCATTGCCAGTTTTGGTCACGCGGGGGACGGGAATCTCCATGTCTATCTGCTGAAGGATGAGATGGACAATGAAACCTACCATAAAAAGCTTACGGCTGCCTTCGATCGCCTGTATAAAAAGGGTAAAGAACTGGGCGGACATATATCGGGTGAACATGGCATCGGGTATGCCAAACGGGAATACCTGAAAAAAAACGCCGGCGATACCTACATGCAGCTTTTACGCAATATTAAAACAGCCTTTGATCCCAAAAACATCCTCAATCCGGAAAAAGTCTGCTTTTAATAAAACCTCTCAACGTCTAAACCTCTCAACGTCTAAACCTCTCAACGTCTAAACGTCTCAACGTCTAAACGTCTAAACGTCTAAACCTCTCAACGCCCTTCCTGCTTTTTCCCGAAATCGGGACTGATAGGCAGGTACCGAATCAATATAAAGCCAGGAATAGTTGCCAGCATAACCCAGATAAAGAAATTCTGGTAACCCACAATTTCCTGAATCCAGCCACTGATCATCCCCGGAATCATCATGCCCAATGCCATAAAACCGGTACACAGGGCGTAATGGGCTGTTTTAAACTTGCCTTCGGCAACGGAAATCATATAGAGCATATAGGCGGTAAATCCGAATCCGTATCCGAATTGTTCCAGTCCCACACATAAGGCCACGACAAAGGTATTGGACGGCAAAGCAGAGGACATGTAGATATAAACGGCATTCGGAACATTTATGGCGATAGCCATCCACCATATCCAGTATTTGAGTCCGTGTTTAGCTGCGGCAAAACCGCCCAGAATCCCTCCGAGTGTAAGCATCAGAAGGCCGATTGTTCCATAGATAAAACCGTATTCCTGAGTTGTGAGCCCTAATCCTCCGGCTTCCTGGGCATCCAGAATAAAGGGCGCCGCCAGTTTGACCAGCTGGGATTCACCCAGTCGAAAAAGCAGGAGAAAAGCAATAGAAACACCGATTTTTTCTTTTGTAAAAAAATCTTTGAAGGTTCCGAAGAAATCCTTCATGAATTCAAGAAGAGAACTTTGTTTCCGTTCTTCCTCCACATTTTTCGGCAGAACAAAGAAATGATACACGGCAAAGAACATGAAAAGGACAAACAGGACAATGAAGGTCACGGACCAACTTAGAACAATATTTCCACTGTTTGCCTCAAAGGTGGCAAATTCCCTCTGATCCAGTTTGGGATCCAATTGGATTAAAGCCATGGCGGGCTGATCCCAGTTATCACGGGTAAACACAAAGCGGGTGCCTTCCACCAGATTGATATTTTTGCTTCCTGTATTCCGGCCGAAAGTGATCACCACTTCTTCGTCATCTTTTTCCGGAGCTTTATTGAGCCGGAAAAAGATAACACCCATATTACCGACTTTTTCAAGGACCGGTTTGGGTTTATCGCCGAAACGATTCTTCAGAGTTTGTTTAAGGGGATCCGCCACATGAACGGCCCACCAGGAATGTGATTCCTTTTTCACCACTTCCTCTTCCTTGGGCTGCCCGTGGGCCAGATTCCAGGCTTTAACGGCTGCTTTGATGGAATCGGCCGTGGTTGTCATGATGGGCTCAATGTCAATCACAACTTCATCCGGCCAGCTGACAATGGATAATTCACCTGTTTCATCAATGGAAGGCATATCCTCTGCAGTAGCCATGGTATATACTTCCGGGGAGACATCGGAATAGGCTTTCAGTTCAACGGAATCCAGTCCGCTGTTACTTTCGATCAGTCCAGCCAGAATAATCAGCAGCCCCTGTCCCGTCAGCATGGCAAATCGGTAAAAAGTGCTCCGGATTCCTACAAACCAGGCCTGTTGATGCTGGTCCAGGCCAATCATATACAAACCATCGGCCGCAATGTCATGGGTGGCGGAGCTGAAAGCCATAAGCCAGAAAATCCCAATGGTGATTTTAAAGAAATTCGGCAAGGGGATGGTGAGGGCAACACTGCCCAAAGCGGCACCAATAATAAGCTGCATGGCAAGAACCCAGAACCGCTTTGTTTTCAACACATCCACAATGGGGCTCCAGAAGGGTTTTATCACCCAGGGTAAATAGAGCCAGCTTGTATAGAGTGCAATTTCAGCATTTGAAACCCCCATTTTCTTGTACATCACCACCGTGATATACATTACAATCGCGTAAGGGAGTCCTTCGGCATAATAAAGTGATGGTATCCACCACCAGGGAGATCGGCTTTTTGTGCTTTTTTCCGTCATGTCAAATCCCAATTTTAATGAGTGTATTTTTGCACGTGCAATTTACATGAAATGAAAAGGGAGAACAAGCCAAGAGCATATACTCCGGACTGAAATCCGGGGCCATCTTTTTTCCTGTTCCGGGCAAATACGGGAATCCGCTCCTATCCCTCGTATCCTCTCTTTCCGTTTCCCCCAACTATCCCTCTAAAACAAACCTTTTCCCTATTTCTTTCGTCTTTTGATTCAGGGTTTTTTCATTATCTGAAAAAAGGGTAATCACAGGATCTCCGGGAGAAACTTTATCACCAATATTTACATGGACCAGCATCCCGGCTTTCGGGTCGATAGTATCGGTGTTTTTCCGTCTTCCGGCTCCCAAATCGATAGCATCCAGTCCCAAACCATACGTATCAATGGATTTTACAGTGCCATTTTCATCGGCGGTGATTTCTGCCACATAATCAGACTCAGGATAGGTATCGGGATCTTCGAGAACGGAAATATCCCCGTCCTGTGCTTTTACAATTTCCAGAAATTTATCAAAGGCCTTACCGTTATCCAGGAGAGATGCCAGTTCGGCACGAATTTCTTTCCGGTCGGCTTCCGGTTCGGCCAGAAGAATCATCTCTTCCGTCAGGCGGATGGATAAATCCCGGACATCTTTGGGACCACCGCCAAGAAGGACATCCAGGGATTCGCGGACTTCCAGCCAATTCCCAATCGCTTTTCCAAGAGACTGATTCATATCCGTGATGACAGGCGTGACTTTCAGGCCTCCCGCCTCTCCAAAGTGTTTCAGTTTTGAGGCCAGTGTTTCAGCATCTTTTTGCGTTTGCATAAAAGCACCGTTCCCCGATTTCACATCCAGGACAAGTCCCTGAATTCCTTCTGCAATTTTTTTACTCAATATTGAAATGCAAATAAGGGGAATGGAGCGGACGGTTGCGGTCACATCCCGGAGAGCGTACAATTCCCGGTCTGCCGGACAAATATCGTTTGTTTGTCCGATGAGGGCGCAGCCGATGGTATCGGTCTGTTCCTGAAATTCCTTCAAAGTTAAATTGGTTCTCAGCCCGGGAATGCTTTCCAGTTTATCCAGGGTTCCGCCTGAATGTCCCAGTGCTCTACCGGAGATCATAGGAACCCTTACTCTGCCCGATGCGGCCGCCAAAGGTGCAAGAATCAATGAGATTTTGTCTCCAACCCCACCAGTACTGTGTTTATCGGCATAAAAGACATCCTTATGCTTGAAATGTATCCTTTCCCCGCTTTTAATGACGATATCAATCAGATTTGATACCTCCTCATCTTCCAATCCGCGAAAATATATTGCCATCAACATGGCGGACATCTGATACGCAGGGATATCTTCAGATAAATATCCGGAAATAAAAAATTCCCACTCTTTGCGGGTCAGAGATTTTCCGGCCTGTTTTTTTTCAATCAATGAATAGGGTAACATCAGTCTGTCTCCTGATTTGTTAAAAGATACGATTCTGCCAATTCACGGTAGTGATGAGCCGAGCTCAGAATTTTCTCATATTCCTCATCCGTCACATCCCGGATTACTTTAGCCGGCACACCGGCAACCAAGGTTCGGGCAGGTACGGTAAAATGTTCCCGGACAACAGCACCTGCCGCCACAATAGATCCTTCTTCCACAACAGACCCGTTTAACAACGTGGCACCCATACCAATGAGAACCCTGTCCCGGATATCTGTCCCATGAATAATGGCTCCATGACCAATAGTCACATCATCACCTACCAGTGCCGGATATTCTCCCGTACCCGTATGGACCAGAACCCCATCCTGGAGGTTAGAGTTTTCCCCGATACGAATATAGTGGATATCCCCCCGAAGGACGGAGCGAAACCATACTGAGGTATATTCTCCGATAATCACATCGCCGATCAGGGTCGTATCAGGTAACAGCATTGTTTTAGGATGAATGACAGGCTTCACGCCGTGATGGATAATAATCATGATTCATCGTTCCCGTTTTTTACACGTTTTCTGAATATTTTCAGGGTGACTTGTTCCCGTATGGCATACCACACCAGAAAAATCCCCAGGAATCCAAAGAAAATGTTGGATGACCACATCGCCACCCAGGGGGAGATAATAGCCCGGTCGGCCAGGCGTTCGCCGCCCATAAGGGATGCCCAGTACACCAGGAAAAAGACAACACTCACCCCAACGGCCACACCCATACTTCCCCGGCGGGCAATGATTCCCAAAGGTGCCCCTACCAGGACGAATATGATACAGGCAACCGGCATGGATATCTTTTTATGAATCTCCAC
Above is a window of Candidatus Neomarinimicrobiota bacterium DNA encoding:
- a CDS encoding electron transfer flavoprotein subunit beta/FixA family protein; this translates as QVPGTSDVEVDEKTGVLKRDGIDSKMNPYDLYAIETALKIRETKGGTIKVLSMGPPQAAQIIREAYMMGVDEGALLTDRKFAGADVLATAYTLSQGIRKMGEFDLLLCGKMTTDGDTAQVGPEIAEFLQIPHVSNVRQILSMDDKAITVEMDMPETVEIQEVLFPCLITVEKDIYTPRLPSFKLKLKTNKREIPHITFRDLEDQDIYHYGLNGSPTQVLKVFPPPKNDVSEVWTGSGDELGRRLAEKLKELKFVRE
- a CDS encoding electron transfer flavoprotein subunit alpha/FixB family protein codes for the protein MAKIIIHQENIRNPEELTNVCPFNAIEYINEYLSINAACKMCKICVKKYPDVFEYVEEERPQVNKSAWRGIAVYADHVEGNIHPVTFELLGKAREMAVKIGYPVYCLMMGDRISIKAEELRHYGADKIFVYDKPELKDFRIEPYTAVFEDFIKKVRPSIVLVGGTTVGRSLAPRTAARFRTGLTADCTILDVQDNTDLDQIRPAFGGNIMAHIHTPNHRPQFATVRYKIFNAPERTAKPSGELIFEDIPSHRLKSRIRVLEVRKKEKVQSIEDAEVIVVAGKGVKKEADLAMIRELADRLGGMVATTRPLIEAGWSDPRTQIGLSGRTVKPKLMITCGVSGSVQFVAGMNNSENIIAINTDPKASIFDVAHYAIIGDLYEVIPALLKELPAPEGQTHKGDQV
- a CDS encoding FAD-binding protein; translated protein: MSFTYKQVDARDIEFLKSVCEPERVMTGEAIHEDYSHDELAGIHRYPDVVAEVQNREEVSKIMKYAWENNIPVTPRGQGTGLVGAAVPVKGGILMSLVRMNKILELDEDNLTLTVEPGVLLMEISKHVESHDLFYPPDPGEKSATIGGNINTNAGGMRAVKYGVTRDFVRGLEVVLPNGEMVEMGGKIVKDSSGYSLKDLIIGSEGTLGIVTAATLKLLPLPRVAISLLVPFPTLETAIETVPEIIKSKSIPTAIEYMERRVILNAEDYLGKKFPDATSDAYLLLTFDGNTREEVEKQYEKVAHICLDAGAMDVFISDTQERQESIWSARGAFLEAIKASTTEMDECDVVVPRKHVATFIRYTRRIEKELDIRIASFGHAGDGNLHVYLLKDEMDNETYHKKLTAAFDRLYKKGKELGGHISGEHGIGYAKREYLKKNAGDTYMQLLRNIKTAFDPKNILNPEKVCF
- a CDS encoding MFS transporter, whose protein sequence is MTEKSTKSRSPWWWIPSLYYAEGLPYAIVMYITVVMYKKMGVSNAEIALYTSWLYLPWVIKPFWSPIVDVLKTKRFWVLAMQLIIGAALGSVALTIPLPNFFKITIGIFWLMAFSSATHDIAADGLYMIGLDQHQQAWFVGIRSTFYRFAMLTGQGLLIILAGLIESNSGLDSVELKAYSDVSPEVYTMATAEDMPSIDETGELSIVSWPDEVVIDIEPIMTTTADSIKAAVKAWNLAHGQPKEEEVVKKESHSWWAVHVADPLKQTLKNRFGDKPKPVLEKVGNMGVIFFRLNKAPEKDDEEVVITFGRNTGSKNINLVEGTRFVFTRDNWDQPAMALIQLDPKLDQREFATFEANSGNIVLSWSVTFIVLFVLFMFFAVYHFFVLPKNVEEERKQSSLLEFMKDFFGTFKDFFTKEKIGVSIAFLLLFRLGESQLVKLAAPFILDAQEAGGLGLTTQEYGFIYGTIGLLMLTLGGILGGFAAAKHGLKYWIWWMAIAINVPNAVYIYMSSALPSNTFVVALCVGLEQFGYGFGFTAYMLYMISVAEGKFKTAHYALCTGFMALGMMIPGMISGWIQEIVGYQNFFIWVMLATIPGFILIRYLPISPDFGKKQEGR
- a CDS encoding thymidine phosphorylase; the encoded protein is MLPYSLIEKKQAGKSLTRKEWEFFISGYLSEDIPAYQMSAMLMAIYFRGLEDEEVSNLIDIVIKSGERIHFKHKDVFYADKHSTGGVGDKISLILAPLAAASGRVRVPMISGRALGHSGGTLDKLESIPGLRTNLTLKEFQEQTDTIGCALIGQTNDICPADRELYALRDVTATVRSIPLICISILSKKIAEGIQGLVLDVKSGNGAFMQTQKDAETLASKLKHFGEAGGLKVTPVITDMNQSLGKAIGNWLEVRESLDVLLGGGPKDVRDLSIRLTEEMILLAEPEADRKEIRAELASLLDNGKAFDKFLEIVKAQDGDISVLEDPDTYPESDYVAEITADENGTVKSIDTYGLGLDAIDLGAGRRKNTDTIDPKAGMLVHVNIGDKVSPGDPVITLFSDNEKTLNQKTKEIGKRFVLEG
- a CDS encoding gamma carbonic anhydrase family protein translates to MIIIHHGVKPVIHPKTMLLPDTTLIGDVIIGEYTSVWFRSVLRGDIHYIRIGENSNLQDGVLVHTGTGEYPALVGDDVTIGHGAIIHGTDIRDRVLIGMGATLLNGSVVEEGSIVAAGAVVREHFTVPARTLVAGVPAKVIRDVTDEEYEKILSSAHHYRELAESYLLTNQETD